GCAGTCGAGCAAGTACGGCATGGCGTAGAGCTTGCCCCGAAAGCGGCACTGGGAGAGCGACCCGGGCGTAAAGTCGTCGTCCTTGAGACCAGCGGCAGCGAACAGGCTATCGAGGGGGAGCAGGGCGTTGTTGGCCGCCAGCGCGCCCAGCGCCGATGGGTCCTTGAGCGTGAAGACATCGGGGGGAGCGCCGGCTACCAGCGCCCGGATCGTCTTATCGTCGCTCACCGACGGCAGGTTCTCCAGCTGAGGATCGTAGGCATTGAGAGTCTTGCGAAAGACCTCTTCTTCGTCGCCGCCCCACATGCTCCAGACCCGCAGGTTTTGCCGCGTCGCCGGGCGGGAGCAACCCGCCGCCGCCGCGAGAGCGAGTAGAGCCAAAGAGCGCATGGGCATATCCTAGCGTAAGTGCACAGATCGGACAAGGCTTTTATTGCCCAGTGCATTGACGCATCCGAGCGAGCCGTCTACAATACCCCTATGACCTCACCCTTGCACGGCAAGCTGGCAGCGATCGCCCTTGTCAGCCTGCTGAGTTTCGCCGCTCTCGCTGTCCCGCCAAAGCCCGAGCCCGTTCGCTTCAACCGGGATATTCGCCCGCTTCTCTCGGACAACTGCTTTGCGTGTCATGGCCCGGATAAGAACAAGCGCCAGGCCGGCCTGCGCCTCGACCAGCCCAACCGCGCGGTGGTTCCCGGGGATATCCTCGCCAGCGCGCTGGTACAGCGCATCCAAAAGCCCGTCGGCGACGATCTGCAGATGCCCCCAGCTAGCTTTCACAAGACCCTGACCGCGGCCCAGAAGCAGCTCCTGATGCGCTGGATCGGGGAGGGGGCGGTCTACGAAGGCCACTGGTCGTTCCAGCCCATCGCGGCTCCGGCAGGCGGGAGTGTCGATGGGCTTATCCGCGCACGCCTCGCCAAGGCCCAGCTCACCCCCGCGCCGCTTGCGGACCGTGCGACTCTGATCCGGCGCGTCTCGCTCGATCTCACGGGGCTACCTCCCACGGCGGAGCGGGTCGCGGCGTTTGTGCGAGACACCCGCCCCGATGCCTACGCGCGGCTGGTCGAGGAGCTGCTCGCCTCGCCGCACTACGGGGAGCGGATGGCGGTTCCTTGGCTGGACGCCGTGCGCTACGCCGACACGGTGGGCTACCACGGCGACCAGAACATGAACGCCTGGGCCTACCGGGACTGGGTGATCGATGCCTTCAATGCCAACATGCCCTTTGATCGCTTCACACGCGAGCAGCTCGCCGGGGACTTGTTGCCCAGCCCCACACCGAGCCAGCTCACGGCGACTTGCTTCAACCGACTGAACATGGTCACCCGCGAGGGCGGTGCCCAGCCCAAGGAGTACCTCCATAAGTACGCAACGGACCGGGTGCGGACGGTCGGGATGGCCTGGATGGGGCTGACCACGGGCTGCGCGGAGTGCCACGACCACAAGTACGACCCCTTTACCCAGCGCGACTTCTACTCGCTGGCGGCCTACTTCGCTGACGTCAAACAGTGGGGGGTCTACGCCGACTACGGCTACACGCCCAACCCCGACCTGCGTGGGGTCAACAACGACTATCCGTTCTTCCCCGAGCTTACGGTGGAGAGCAAGTACTTAATGACCCAGCGTGCCCGAAAGCAGCGGGAGCTAGAGGCGCTCGCAGCCCCCATTTTAGTGAGCCAGAGCTGGAGAACCCAGCTCAATGCCTTTGTGCAGGCCAACCCCGATGGCTGGGAGAGTGCGGAGACATTCTCCCCCAACGGCGCAAAGCCCGTAGACGTGGTGCGGACCCTTAGCCCGAGCCAGCGGTCGGTGGCGAGCGTGCGGCTGGAGCTCTTCCCGGTCGCGGGGAGCGTGTTCCGCAAGGGAGTGCGCTCGGAGACCGTGAACCTGAGCCTGGCGGTGGTGGGAAAGGACGGTAAGGCCCGGCTGGTTGCCGTGCGCCATGCCGCGGCGAGTGCGTTCGCTCCGATCTACCGCAACTCCTTCGCGCTGATCGGGGTACAGCGCGGCTGGAAGCTCTCCGATACCCAGGCCACCGTGCCCCAGACCGCGGTCTACCGCCTCGACAAGCCGCTGACGCTTGCCGACGGAGAGAGCCTGCGGGTGACCCTGCCCGCGTGCGATCTGGCGAGCCTGCGCCTGAGCACATCGCCGCTGGTGCCGCGCGACCCCGACAGCCTGACCCTCCCGGACAAGGCACTCGCTCCCCAGGACTACCTACTCGCCACGGCAGCCGACCCCGAGGCCTTTACCCGGGCGAAGGCAATCGAGCTGGAGCTCACGGGCCTGCGCAGTGGCCGCACCCCTGTGATGGTCACCGAGCGCGCCAAGACACCGCTCACGATGCGGGTCGTGCCGCGGGGGAACTGGCAGGACGAGACCGCGCCTGTTGCGCCCCCCGCAACACCCCAATTCCTCCCCCGTGGGGCGGGGCCTGGTGGACCACAGACACGGCTTGATCTGGCAGCCTGGCTGGTGGCCAAGGAGAACCCGCTGACCGCCCGCGTCTTTGTCAACCGGCTCTGGAAGCAGCTCTTTGGGGTGGGGCTCTCCCCGAGTATCGAGGACCTAGGCGCACAGGGCGAGGCCCCCACCTACCCCGAGCTCCTCGACTGGCTCGCCGCGGACTTCCAGCGCGACTGGAACATCAAGCGCGCCGTCAAGCAGCTCGTCCTGAGCGAGGCCTACCGGCGCTCGTCGGTGATGAGCCCCGCACAGCGGGCAAAGGACCCGCAGA
This is a stretch of genomic DNA from Armatimonas rosea. It encodes these proteins:
- a CDS encoding PSD1 and planctomycete cytochrome C domain-containing protein gives rise to the protein MTSPLHGKLAAIALVSLLSFAALAVPPKPEPVRFNRDIRPLLSDNCFACHGPDKNKRQAGLRLDQPNRAVVPGDILASALVQRIQKPVGDDLQMPPASFHKTLTAAQKQLLMRWIGEGAVYEGHWSFQPIAAPAGGSVDGLIRARLAKAQLTPAPLADRATLIRRVSLDLTGLPPTAERVAAFVRDTRPDAYARLVEELLASPHYGERMAVPWLDAVRYADTVGYHGDQNMNAWAYRDWVIDAFNANMPFDRFTREQLAGDLLPSPTPSQLTATCFNRLNMVTREGGAQPKEYLHKYATDRVRTVGMAWMGLTTGCAECHDHKYDPFTQRDFYSLAAYFADVKQWGVYADYGYTPNPDLRGVNNDYPFFPELTVESKYLMTQRARKQRELEALAAPILVSQSWRTQLNAFVQANPDGWESAETFSPNGAKPVDVVRTLSPSQRSVASVRLELFPVAGSVFRKGVRSETVNLSLAVVGKDGKARLVAVRHAAASAFAPIYRNSFALIGVQRGWKLSDTQATVPQTAVYRLDKPLTLADGESLRVTLPACDLASLRLSTSPLVPRDPDSLTLPDKALAPQDYLLATAADPEAFTRAKAIELELTGLRSGRTPVMVTERAKTPLTMRVVPRGNWQDETAPVAPPATPQFLPRGAGPGGPQTRLDLAAWLVAKENPLTARVFVNRLWKQLFGVGLSPSIEDLGAQGEAPTYPELLDWLAADFQRDWNIKRAVKQLVLSEAYRRSSVMSPAQRAKDPQNKLWASQNPRRLEAEFVRDNALAIAGLLNPDLGGPPAKPYQPAGYYAPLQFPDRDYIADTNSSQWRRGVYMHWQRTFLHPMLASFDAPNRDEPGCTRTNANTPQQALTLLNDPEFVEAARVFAASLKAKTDDGKLAEIYQRALARAPKPQEQKSLLAFLTKVRAEYAARPDDAKKLLTIGNAPAPAGDAIELASWATVCRVVLNLHETITRY